In Panicum virgatum strain AP13 chromosome 4N, P.virgatum_v5, whole genome shotgun sequence, a single window of DNA contains:
- the LOC120669301 gene encoding serine carboxypeptidase-like 34, which produces MSPATLLVLLAVATGAWSAAAVRLHRGHDYERVFDRQEADRVEALPGQPSEVGFRQFAGYVTANESHGRALFYWFFEATHDVQNKPLVLWFNGGPGCSSVGYGALEELGPFLVQKGKPEISLNPYSWNKEANLLFVESPAGVGFSYTNTTKDLSQFGDELTATDAHGFLVNWFKRFPQFRGHDFYITGESYAGHYVPQLATKILEGNKKAHHKKDRINLKGIMIGNAAIDASSDDRGLADYAWDHAIISDELYGSIKKECTFPEDGPESGPCNQAWNEFFGSMRNIDIYSLYTPACTDTLTNASRSNSWKLAGTPLTRIHHGRPYNTYDPCADYHVVDYLNRGDVQAALHANVTGIPYAWTPCSDALTDWTDSASSTLPAIKGLVDAGLRVWVFSGDTDDRVPVTSTRYALRKLGLATVKEWREWFTSDQVGGYTVVYDGLTLVTIRGAGHMVPMIKPVQASQVFAHFLDGNELPATPVDATAA; this is translated from the exons ATGTCGCCGGCAACACTTCTCGTGTTGCTCGCCGTGGCCACCGGTGcttggtcggcggcggccgtgagGCTGCACAGGGGCCACGACTACGAGAGGGTGTTCGACCGGCAGGAAGCCGACCGGGTGGAGGCCCTGCCCGGGCAGCCGTCGGAGGTCGGGTTCCGGCAGTTCGCCGGGTACGTGACGGCGAACGAGTCCCACGGCCGCGCGCTCTTCTACTGGTTCTTCGAGGCCACGCACGACGTGCAGAACAAGCCACTCGTCCTGTGGTTCAACGGAG GACCGGGATGCTCGTCCGTTGGATATGGAGCGCTGGAGGAGCTGGGTCCTTTCCTGGTGCAGAAGGGCAAGCCTGAGATCAGCCTCAACCCCTACTCGTGGAACAAAGAGGCCAACCTCTTGTTCGTGGAGTCCCCAGCAGGCGTCGGGTTCTCCTACACCAACACCACCAAGGATCTCAGCCAGTTCGGCGACGAGCTCACCG CCACTGACGCCCATGGGTTCCTGGTGAACTGGTTCAAAAGGTTCCCACAGTTCAGGGGACACGACTTCTACATCACCGGCGAGAGCTACGCTG GGCACTACGTCCCGCAGCTGGCGACGAAGATCCTGGAGGGGAACAAGAAGGCGCACCACAAGAAGGACCGGATCAACCTCAAGGGCATCATGATCGGCAACGCGGCCATCGACGCGAGCTCCGACGACCGCGGGCTGGCGGACTACGCGTGGGACCACGCCATCATCTCCGACGAGCTGTACGGCTCCATCAAGAAGGAGTGCACCTTCCCCGAGGACGGCCCGGAGAGCGGCCCCTGCAACCAGGCCTGGAACGAGTTCTTCGGCTCCATGAGGAACATCGACATCTACAGCCTCTACACCCCGGCGTGCACCGACACCCTTACCAACGCCAGCCGCAGCAACTCCTGGAAGCTCGCCGGCACACCGCTCACC AGGATCCACCATGGGAGGCCGTACAACACGTACGACCCTTGCGCCGACTACCACGTGGTGGACTACCTGAACCGCGGCGACGTGCAGGCGGCCCTGCACGCGAACGTGACGGGCATTCCCTACGCGTGGACGCCCTGCAGCGACGCGCTCACCGACTGGACGGACAGCGCGAGCTCGACGCTGCCGGCGATCAAGGGCCTGGTGGACGCCGGGCTCCGCGTGTGGGTCTTCAGCGGCGACACGGACGACCGCGTGCCCGTGACGTCGACGCGCTACGCGCTGCGGAAGCTGGGCCTGGCCACGGTGAAGGAGTGGCGCGAGTGGTTCACCAGCGACCAGGTCGGAGGCTACACGGTGGTGTACGACGGCCTCACCCTGGTCACCATCCGCGGCGCCGGCCACATGGTGCCCATGATCAAGCCCGTCCAGGCCAGCCAGGTCTTCGCGCACTTCCTCGACGGGAACGAGCTGCCGGCCACGCCCGTGGACGCCACTGCCGCCTAG
- the LOC120669300 gene encoding CLAVATA3/ESR (CLE)-related protein ESR2-like yields MASSRTIAMVAAAVFLVCAILASTPEAARMGKRGEIVAAVGADGGGGTRNNVRYWEQQQQQGFIGQRPRLASFTRRDGVALQNGQVVAAGGEDAGSKREVPSGPDPIHHPGAPSSAAPTRP; encoded by the coding sequence ATGGCGTCCTCGAGGACGAttgccatggtggcggcggcggtgttcttgGTTTGCGCGATCCTGGCTTCGACGCCGGAGGCGGCGAGGATGGGGAAGAGAGGTGAGATTGTTGCTGCTGTCGGTGCCGATGGAGGTGGCGGCACCCGCAATAATGTGCGGtactgggagcagcagcagcagcaggggttCATCGGCCAGCGGCCGAGGCTCGCGTCGTTCACGCGCCGCGACGGTGTTGCGCTGCAAAATGGGCAGGTTGtcgctgccggcggcgaggacgctgGGTCCAAGAGAGAGGTGCCCAGTGGGCCGGATCCTATACACCACCCCGGCGCACCTTCGTCGGCAGCTCCGACGAGACCGTAG
- the LOC120669299 gene encoding uncharacterized protein LOC120669299, giving the protein MDHLKKPSLKKSNAMLDDLKDAGPARPYPITFDAEEARSTVRRWRGRACQPLDVLREAKRPAHILPQVACHPLAGLLAPVLCPIAIPLQAHLLLTVSPGSLALSSTLSAVLGVADPASALLALAFLSAAAAATPLPLLPADAAAVTARLLLKFPTSEDVPTRTKGKREEANNGGIRDVVRSFKEEQVEELERMEVAFRSRPVRNAAARQVRSLMDFLKVRFFPSFLPVSVDCCWLIVVVNGLQINHA; this is encoded by the exons ATGGATCATCTAAAGAAGCCAAGCCTGAAGAAGTCGAATGCTATGCTGGATGATCTCAAAGAC GCCGGCCCTGCTAGGCCGTATCCCATCACCTTCGACGCGGAGGAAGCAAGGTCAACTGTGAGGCGGTGGCGCGGGAGAGCATGCCAGCCCCTCGACGTGCTGCGGGAGGCCAAGCGCCCTGCTCATATCCTTCCTCAAGTCGCATGCCATCCTCTCGCCGGCCTTCTAGCCCCAGTCCTTTGCCCCATTGCCATTCCTCTCCAGGCTCATCTGCTCCTCACCGTGTCCCCAGGCTCCCTGGCCCTCTCATCCACGCTCTCCGCCGTGCTCGGCGTCGCTGACCCAGCCTCCGCGCTGCTCGCCCTCGCgttcctctccgccgccgccgcagcgacgCCCTTGCCGCTCCTCCCCGCGGATGCCGCGGCTGTCACTGCCCGGCTGCTCCTCAAATTTCCCACCTCCGAGGATGTGCCAACAAGGACAAAGGGGAAAAGGGAGGAAGCAAATAATGGAGGGATCAGGGACGTGGTGCGGAGCTTCAAGGAGGAGCAGGTCGAGGAGCTGGAGCGAATGGAGGTCGCTTTCAGGAGCAGGCCTGTCAGGAATGCTGCTGCACGGCAAGTCCGATCACTCATGGATTTCCTCAAGGTGAGGTTCTTCCCTTCATTCTTGCCTGTATCTGTTGATTGCTGTTGGCTCATTGTCGTGGTGAATGGTTTGCAGATCAACCATGCATAG